A region of Deltaproteobacteria bacterium DNA encodes the following proteins:
- a CDS encoding sigma-54-dependent Fis family transcriptional regulator, protein MARILIVDDEKGVRRSIAIAFQFSGHQVDEAATGEEALQLVQKDIFDLVITDLVMEDIDGLELIKKIKTLCPTSSIIMMTAYGSIDSAVRAIKLGASDYITKPFTDDQIILTADKALERQKLESTIRVLQSVLVDKYDFKNIITVNRELQEVLRKVYLVASQNITVLLVGESGTGKELIAASLHRMSYRKGGAFVALNCGAFPETLLESELFGHTRGAFTGATSHKKGLVEEADGGTIFLDEIGDAPLSFQVKILRFLENGEFRRLGETITRRADLRIVAATHKDLEHEIQSGHFRNDLFFRLNACRFDLPPLRARREDIPLLVRHFLKACSSEMNKHVEMIHPRVYDIFSGYSWPGNIRELQNTIRYAVAITAKNCIDIEDLPGSFQMLIREETKPIYSLEQPASLYDLERSYILSVLETTGWNKKKACEILQISRATLHRRLKEYKLGQNQNPRGASSAIPSNVSN, encoded by the coding sequence ATGGCCCGGATACTCATTGTGGATGACGAGAAGGGGGTGCGCAGAAGCATAGCGATCGCCTTTCAGTTCAGCGGCCATCAGGTTGACGAGGCCGCTACCGGAGAAGAGGCCCTGCAACTTGTCCAGAAAGACATCTTTGATCTCGTTATTACCGACCTGGTCATGGAAGATATTGATGGGTTGGAGTTGATTAAGAAGATCAAGACACTGTGTCCTACCTCATCCATCATCATGATGACTGCCTATGGCTCTATCGACAGCGCTGTTAGGGCTATCAAACTTGGAGCCAGTGACTATATTACCAAGCCCTTTACGGACGACCAGATTATCCTGACCGCGGACAAGGCCCTGGAACGTCAGAAACTGGAATCGACCATACGGGTTTTACAAAGTGTTTTAGTTGATAAGTACGACTTCAAGAATATTATTACTGTAAATCGCGAGCTACAGGAGGTGTTGCGAAAAGTCTATCTGGTTGCCTCTCAAAACATCACGGTGCTGCTGGTCGGAGAAAGTGGAACGGGCAAGGAGCTGATTGCAGCTTCCCTGCACCGCATGAGCTACCGGAAAGGGGGCGCTTTTGTTGCCTTGAATTGCGGCGCTTTTCCGGAGACTCTCTTGGAAAGCGAACTGTTCGGACATACCCGCGGCGCCTTTACAGGGGCAACCAGTCACAAAAAGGGGTTGGTTGAAGAGGCTGATGGCGGTACTATATTTTTGGATGAAATCGGGGATGCCCCTCTATCCTTTCAGGTAAAAATACTGCGTTTTTTGGAAAATGGGGAATTTAGAAGGCTCGGAGAGACCATTACCCGAAGGGCTGATCTGAGAATTGTTGCCGCCACACATAAAGATCTTGAACACGAGATTCAGTCCGGTCACTTTCGCAACGACCTATTCTTTCGCCTTAATGCCTGCCGGTTTGATTTGCCGCCTTTGCGTGCCAGAAGGGAAGACATACCTCTTCTGGTACGACACTTCTTGAAAGCCTGTTCATCAGAGATGAATAAGCATGTAGAGATGATACATCCCCGCGTATATGATATCTTTTCAGGGTATTCCTGGCCAGGAAACATCAGGGAATTGCAAAACACCATCCGTTACGCCGTGGCCATTACGGCCAAGAACTGCATCGATATTGAAGATCTCCCCGGTAGCTTTCAGATGCTTATTCGTGAAGAGACAAAACCGATCTACTCATTAGAGCAGCCGGCGAGCCTCTACGATCTTGAAAGAAGTTATATTCTTTCTGTCCTGGAAACAACCGGATGGAATAAGAAAAAGGCCTGTGAGATTCTTCAGATATCCAGGGCCACACTGCATCGCCGGTTGAAAGAATATAAGCTGGGCCAGAACCAGAACCCGAGAGGCGCCTCTTCCGCCATCCCTTCAAACGTCTCAAATTGA
- the speD gene encoding adenosylmethionine decarboxylase, producing the protein MEVGKLTRSAAGVHCILELNGCPYELLDDEGFVRVAVEHASEKALSTLLNLHSHKFSPQGVTAVGLLAESHLAIHTWPEMNYAAIDIFTCGVSADPRKACHFLVGHFKAKCHSIIVLERGG; encoded by the coding sequence ATGGAGGTGGGCAAATTGACCCGGTCCGCCGCAGGTGTTCACTGTATTCTTGAACTGAACGGCTGTCCATATGAATTGCTTGACGACGAAGGTTTCGTCAGGGTAGCGGTTGAGCACGCTTCGGAAAAGGCTCTGTCCACGCTTCTCAATTTACACAGCCATAAATTTAGCCCGCAGGGCGTCACCGCCGTGGGGCTACTGGCGGAATCCCATCTTGCCATACATACCTGGCCGGAAATGAATTATGCCGCGATTGATATCTTTACCTGCGGAGTGTCCGCGGACCCGCGCAAGGCCTGCCATTTTCTCGTCGGCCACTTCAAGGCCAAATGTCATTCCATAATTGTCCTGGAGCGTGGCGGCTAG
- a CDS encoding response regulator: MRILVVDDDKNFRHSLVLYLTSNVWKVDEAADGVEGWLKLKNNSYDAVITDIEMPGMDGFALRKRARQQKLETKFIYMSAYPSSSTKLKSTPFLIKPFVLEMLHNLLEKIVLEPNIKSRSGFIP; the protein is encoded by the coding sequence ATGAGAATACTGGTTGTGGACGATGATAAGAATTTTAGACATTCACTAGTATTATATCTGACCTCAAATGTATGGAAGGTGGATGAGGCGGCTGATGGCGTTGAAGGCTGGCTAAAATTGAAAAACAATTCCTACGACGCGGTCATTACTGATATTGAGATGCCGGGCATGGATGGATTTGCCCTGAGAAAGAGGGCCAGGCAACAAAAGCTCGAAACAAAGTTTATTTATATGTCTGCCTATCCCTCTTCATCAACAAAACTCAAGAGTACCCCATTCTTGATCAAACCATTTGTCCTGGAGATGTTACACAACCTATTAGAAAAGATCGTTCTTGAACCAAATATAAAATCGCGAAGCGGTTTTATACCTTGA
- a CDS encoding GAF domain-containing protein, which produces MLPPETDTSSNTLKTLNVAIVGGGVRCKALLEMAFRHKLKRFRMNVLGVADPNTRAPGLVFARRHSIFTTKDYHDFYELKSLDLIIEVTGKKGVRDGIVHSKPRHIRIMDHDAANLFWDFLQLEDEQAIYERDTIEKVRKEFSQHTRELSVLNSIIHTVNQSLDVNGIGRETLKQVRCWLDMDMAWIHIRDPKRNKWESFGDQDATGGVPEGFFAEIQPEYFLPRGVDKKGPVVMNRTSRLPISLERHGMQSVVNLPLYSGEELVGVVCLASRRPRDFLDREIQVLQSISEEIAIGVAKATLFDTVCQDKREWESTFDAITAHIFIVDSRFRILKANKAFLADYGLDNAEQRKCYEVVCQGKEPCQECAVQEVFRLKATVALEREHPVLGGFFRYNYFPAFTPEGEVSSVTIYEEDITDIKRAEDKIIDFQKRLIKSESIAAMGRLAASIAHEIRNPLGALSNSISLLRKSITLAGPLQELMEIMAEEVGRLNNIVHDFLTYSRPKKLQYAKIDINKLLSETVTLLTKDKELMGECQIQCLLEDAPPVKVDGRQIRTAVQNLLINALQASRGKGLITVTTEKAVQNHQRLFKIGIHDTGKGICQDNSKKIFEPFFSTRAKGLGLGLAIARTIVEGHGGDIEVRSEEGVGTSVFVELPLER; this is translated from the coding sequence ATGTTGCCTCCGGAAACAGATACGAGTTCGAATACCTTAAAGACACTCAATGTGGCCATTGTCGGCGGCGGGGTCCGTTGCAAAGCCCTTTTGGAGATGGCTTTTAGACATAAGTTGAAGAGATTCCGGATGAATGTGCTGGGTGTAGCGGATCCCAATACTCGGGCGCCGGGACTTGTATTTGCGCGGAGACACAGCATTTTTACGACTAAAGACTATCATGATTTTTATGAATTGAAGTCTCTTGACCTGATCATAGAAGTGACCGGCAAAAAAGGAGTGCGTGATGGGATAGTCCACTCCAAACCGAGACATATCCGCATCATGGATCACGATGCTGCCAACCTCTTCTGGGACTTCTTGCAACTGGAAGATGAGCAGGCCATTTATGAAAGGGACACCATAGAGAAAGTCAGGAAGGAGTTTTCACAACATACCAGGGAGCTTTCGGTTTTGAACAGTATCATCCATACCGTAAACCAATCCTTGGACGTTAACGGTATTGGCAGAGAAACTCTGAAACAGGTGCGATGCTGGTTAGACATGGATATGGCATGGATCCATATCAGAGATCCTAAAAGAAATAAGTGGGAATCATTTGGAGATCAGGATGCAACCGGAGGGGTTCCGGAGGGTTTTTTTGCTGAAATCCAGCCGGAATATTTCTTGCCGAGGGGAGTCGACAAAAAGGGCCCGGTTGTAATGAACAGGACCTCGAGGTTACCCATTTCACTGGAAAGGCATGGTATGCAATCTGTCGTAAATCTTCCTCTGTACTCCGGAGAGGAACTCGTTGGGGTTGTGTGCCTGGCCAGCCGGAGGCCAAGAGACTTCCTGGACAGGGAAATTCAAGTCCTGCAGTCCATCAGCGAAGAGATTGCCATTGGCGTTGCTAAGGCTACGCTTTTCGATACAGTATGCCAGGACAAGAGAGAATGGGAGTCTACCTTTGATGCCATTACCGCCCACATTTTCATAGTCGATTCCAGGTTTCGCATCCTTAAGGCCAATAAGGCATTCCTGGCCGATTACGGTCTGGATAACGCGGAGCAGCGAAAGTGCTATGAGGTTGTTTGCCAAGGGAAAGAACCATGCCAAGAATGTGCAGTGCAGGAGGTGTTTCGCCTGAAAGCAACTGTTGCTCTTGAAAGAGAGCATCCGGTGCTGGGAGGTTTTTTCCGATACAATTACTTTCCAGCCTTTACTCCCGAAGGTGAGGTCTCTTCCGTGACTATTTATGAAGAGGACATAACCGACATCAAGAGGGCGGAAGATAAGATAATAGATTTCCAGAAGAGACTCATCAAATCGGAAAGCATAGCCGCCATGGGAAGGTTGGCTGCCTCGATCGCTCATGAGATTCGAAACCCGCTGGGCGCGCTGTCCAATTCCATTAGCCTGCTTCGCAAAAGCATCACTCTGGCCGGGCCGCTGCAGGAACTCATGGAGATCATGGCCGAGGAAGTTGGACGACTGAACAACATTGTTCATGACTTCCTGACATACAGCCGTCCCAAGAAGCTCCAGTATGCGAAGATAGATATCAATAAACTGTTATCCGAGACAGTTACCTTGTTGACCAAGGACAAGGAGTTGATGGGGGAGTGTCAGATTCAGTGTCTTCTTGAAGACGCCCCCCCGGTGAAGGTGGATGGGCGTCAGATCAGAACGGCCGTTCAAAACCTCCTCATCAATGCATTGCAGGCCTCAAGGGGGAAGGGATTGATAACGGTTACCACCGAAAAAGCGGTGCAAAATCATCAGCGCCTTTTCAAGATCGGCATTCACGACACTGGAAAGGGAATATGTCAAGATAATTCAAAGAAGATTTTTGAACCATTCTTTTCTACCAGGGCAAAGGGGTTAGGCCTGGGCCTGGCCATAGCCAGAACGATCGTGGAGGGACATGGGGGAGATATTGAGGTCAGAAGTGAAGAAGGCGTAGGTACGTCGGTTTTTGTAGAGTTGCCTTTAGAAAGGTAA
- a CDS encoding universal stress protein, which yields MKILVYVDASMHSLHAVETAAKIAKDVHASVTILAIGLRYTSGKSYTDKLEEESTIALRKAEDIMKKGAVSPRTMLLRDVTLLNAKDEIVDIIKEDGFDLVIIGSMALTGLKKLMFGGIDVALVDAVPCSVLAVRTPLED from the coding sequence ATGAAAATCTTGGTTTATGTCGATGCCTCCATGCACTCTTTGCATGCAGTGGAGACTGCCGCCAAAATAGCCAAAGATGTACACGCATCAGTGACGATCCTGGCAATAGGCCTCCGCTATACTTCTGGCAAATCATATACTGACAAGCTGGAGGAGGAATCAACCATTGCCCTTAGGAAAGCAGAAGATATAATGAAAAAAGGCGCGGTAAGTCCAAGAACCATGCTGTTAAGAGATGTGACACTTTTGAATGCTAAGGATGAGATTGTGGATATTATCAAGGAAGATGGTTTTGACCTGGTCATCATCGGAAGCATGGCTTTGACAGGCTTAAAGAAGCTGATGTTTGGCGGTATAGACGTTGCATTGGTAGACGCTGTCCCTTGCTCAGTATTGGCGGTGAGGACGCCACTGGAAGATTAG
- the ftsH gene encoding ATP-dependent zinc metalloprotease FtsH: MKKKITCILCFITAVILVVLAHNYITGRPSQNISYSELKKLLKEKNADRLAIYKDRIEGELTGDGIKSLAMMRGLELDNRSIESMQKEHTFATNRVEDPQLVDELDRLGVYYQSRSGHAWIMTVVSWIAPASILLVAGFIFFRKIGFGSGKSSLFLEKKSNVTFPYVAGLAVAEEELKEVIGFLKNPARFQNLGGRIPKGILLVGPPGSGKTLLAQAVAGEANVPFFSISGSAFVEMFAGVGAARVRNLFARAEKKAPCIIFIDEIDAVGKARGGSGIPGAEEHEQTLTQLLTEMDGFDPQKGVIMLGATNRPEILDQALLRPGRFDRHIVVDRPDLNGREQIFRIHARDVRLGRDVDFRKLGASTPGMVGAEIANVVNEAALLAARRNKEAVEMSDFEEGIERVATGLEKTNKLINAREKEIVAYHETGHAIVSLSLPRADPVHKISIIPRGISALGYTVHLPTEDRYLLTESELSDKIAVLLGGRASEEIIFGEVSTASQRDLEEATEIARSMVQTYGMSDKLGPLTFEKGRPLFLDTKYSPLKEYSEHTARQVDEEVHKIIAQAYQRARGILVERRSDVERVARVLMEKEVMEGSELKGLLMKTS; the protein is encoded by the coding sequence GTGAAGAAAAAGATAACCTGCATTCTATGTTTTATTACGGCTGTGATCCTTGTTGTCCTTGCTCACAACTACATCACCGGACGGCCATCACAGAATATCTCGTATAGTGAATTGAAGAAGCTCCTGAAGGAAAAAAACGCAGACCGGCTGGCCATATACAAGGATCGTATCGAGGGAGAATTGACCGGCGATGGTATCAAGTCTCTGGCCATGATGAGAGGTCTTGAGCTGGATAATAGATCGATTGAAAGCATGCAGAAAGAGCATACTTTTGCAACCAATCGCGTTGAAGACCCCCAATTGGTGGATGAGTTGGATCGGCTGGGGGTTTATTACCAATCCAGGTCAGGTCATGCCTGGATTATGACTGTTGTTTCCTGGATTGCTCCTGCCAGTATACTCCTCGTGGCGGGATTTATCTTTTTTAGAAAAATAGGCTTCGGATCGGGCAAGAGCAGCCTCTTTCTCGAGAAGAAATCCAACGTTACTTTCCCTTATGTGGCAGGGCTGGCTGTGGCAGAAGAGGAACTGAAGGAAGTTATAGGATTCTTGAAAAACCCGGCCCGCTTTCAGAACCTTGGGGGCAGAATCCCCAAGGGTATTCTTTTGGTGGGTCCGCCGGGTTCTGGCAAGACGCTGCTGGCCCAGGCGGTTGCCGGAGAGGCCAATGTGCCTTTTTTCAGTATCAGCGGTTCGGCCTTTGTCGAGATGTTTGCCGGAGTCGGTGCGGCCAGGGTGAGAAACCTCTTTGCCCGGGCGGAAAAGAAGGCCCCCTGCATTATTTTTATTGACGAGATAGACGCTGTTGGCAAGGCAAGAGGCGGTAGCGGTATTCCCGGCGCAGAAGAGCATGAACAGACCCTGACCCAGTTACTCACTGAAATGGATGGGTTTGATCCCCAGAAAGGGGTCATTATGCTTGGAGCAACCAATCGTCCCGAGATCCTGGACCAGGCCTTGCTCAGGCCGGGCAGGTTTGACCGGCACATTGTGGTGGACCGGCCGGATTTGAACGGTCGGGAGCAGATATTTAGAATTCATGCCAGAGATGTAAGACTGGGCAGAGATGTGGACTTCAGAAAGCTGGGCGCCAGCACACCGGGGATGGTGGGGGCAGAGATAGCAAATGTCGTCAACGAAGCGGCTCTGTTGGCGGCACGAAGGAATAAAGAGGCCGTTGAAATGTCTGACTTTGAAGAAGGGATTGAGCGTGTGGCCACCGGGTTGGAAAAGACGAACAAGTTGATCAATGCCAGAGAAAAGGAAATCGTGGCCTATCACGAGACAGGACATGCTATTGTATCCTTGTCATTGCCACGTGCGGATCCGGTTCATAAGATCTCCATCATTCCCAGAGGAATATCTGCTCTCGGATACACTGTCCACTTGCCTACAGAAGACCGCTACCTCCTGACAGAGTCGGAACTATCGGATAAAATAGCCGTTCTGTTGGGAGGCAGGGCATCAGAAGAGATCATTTTCGGAGAAGTCTCAACGGCCTCACAGAGGGATTTGGAAGAAGCGACGGAGATTGCCAGAAGTATGGTTCAGACCTACGGGATGAGCGATAAACTGGGGCCCCTTACCTTCGAGAAAGGACGGCCGCTTTTTTTGGACACGAAGTACAGTCCGCTCAAGGAATATAGCGAACACACGGCCAGGCAAGTTGATGAAGAGGTTCACAAAATAATAGCCCAGGCGTACCAAAGGGCCAGAGGAATACTTGTGGAACGACGTTCTGATGTGGAAAGGGTGGCCAGGGTCTTGATGGAAAAAGAGGTTATGGAGGGAAGCGAATTAAAAGGACTTCTTATGAAAACGAGCTAA